In Rhinoraja longicauda isolate Sanriku21f chromosome 16, sRhiLon1.1, whole genome shotgun sequence, the genomic stretch caccttcaccactctctaactgaaaaagttcttcctcatctccgttctaaatggcctaccccttattcttaaactgtggccccttgttctggactcccccaacattgggaacatgtttcctgcctctaatgtgtccaatcccctaattatcttatacgtttcaataagatcccccctcatccttctaaattccagtgtatacaagcctaattgctccagcctttcaacatacgagtcccgccattccgggaatcaacctagtgaacctacgctgcacgccctcaatagcaagaatatccttcctcaaatttggagaccaaaactgcacacagtactccaggtgcggtctcaccaggtctCAACAATTTAgttggatgcacagaatctcttgcccagagtgaatcgaggaccagaggacagagtttcaaggtgaaggggaaaggattttataggaatctgaggggtaactttttcacacaaagggtggtgggtgtatggaacgagctgccaggggaggtagttaaggctgggacgagctgccaggggaggtagttgaggctgggactatcccaacgtttaagaaacagttatagacaggtacatggataggacaggtttggagggacatggatagggtgcccaaacgcgggcaggtgggactagtgtagctgggacatgtttgccggtgtgggcaagttgggcgaaagagtttgtttccacgttgtatcactctatgactcgaacacgaagtactgcagtaactcggcgggtcaggcagcgtctgtggagaacatggataggtgacatttcatggagtgctggagtaacttggcgggtcaggcaacatctctggagaacatggataggcgatatttcgggtcgggacccttcagactgacacGATATTAACAGATGatcagcagatgggtggagtgagtgacagGTGAGAGAAAACAAGCAGataaaaaggtgtgagacaaggaGAGAGGAATGTATACATGCAGCTTTAAGGGACAtcggtcaggtagcatttggagtattgcatacagttctgctCACTCCATTACAGGACTGATGGGGAGGCTTTGGGGAAGGTGCAGagagggtttaccagaatgatttaataataaggaactgcagatgctgatttacaaaaaaggtcacaaatgctggagtaactcagcgggacaggcagcatctctggagagaaggaatgggtgacgtttcgggtcgagtctgaatagGGTCTGAATTTTGTGCCTACCTAAACAGCGCCCATCCACGGCAAGGTGTGCCAGCAGGCTGGAGGAGCGGGTAAAGGCCTTGCCACAGGACGGGCAGGGGCGCTCCCCGGCGTGGGTTTGCCGGTGCTGCCATAGGCTGGGCATGCCGGGTGAAACCCTTGCCACACTCAGCGTATTCAAAGGGTCTCTCTCCGGTGTGTATCCATTGGTGCTCCCGCAGTCCCCGTGCGCTCTTGAAACACTTGATGTGGTGGGAATAGCCGCTCGCCGGCGTGGGCCCGCCGGTGCTGCCGCAGCCCCCGCGAGCTGTCAAACGCCTCACTGCAATACTGGCAGTCGTAGGGCGGGCCACCGGTGTGCAGGCGCTGTTGAGAAAGGGCGTGGGAGGCCACGGCAAAGCCCTCGCCACTCGCTGGGCTGGGGGTGGGACGGTTGCCGGCGTGCACCCGCTGGTGGCTCAGCAGCCTCGTAGAAcaggtgaagcccttgccgcactgggcgcaggtgaaggggcgctcgccggtgtggatgCGTTGGTGCTTCAGCAGGTTGTTGGAGCGGGTGAAGCCTttgccgcagtcgctgcaggtgtacGGCCGCTCCCCGGTGTGCAGGCGCCGGTGCACGTTCAAGTCCGGCCTCgacttgaagcccttgccgcagtcggagcaggtgaagggccgctcaccactgtgcacccgctggtgctcTAGCAGGTGGGAggagcgggtgaagcccttgccacactgggcgcaggtgaagggaCGCTCGTCGGTGTGGATGCGCTGGTGCCCCAGCAGGTTGGAGGACTGGGCGAAGCCCTTGCCGCATTGgtcgcaggtgaaggggcgctcactGGTGTGGGTGCGCCGGTGCTTCAGCAGGTTTTTGGAGCcagtgaagcccttgccgcagtcacTGCAGGTGTACGGCCGCTCCCCGGTGTGCAGGCGCCGGTGCATCAACAGGTCCGGCGACGACTTGAAGCCtttgccgcagtcggagcaggtgaagggcagcTCACCGCTGTGCACCCGCCGGTGCTCCCACAGCCCCGATGACCTGGcaaagctcttgccgcaggtggagcagTCAAACggcttctcgcccgtgtgcacccgccaaTGCCGCTGTAGCCCCAACAACTGGGCAAAGCCcttgccgcaggtggagcaggtgaagggcttctcgcccgtgtgcGCCCGCCGGTGGATCTTCAGGTCCCGCGCCGTCTTGAAGGTCTTGGTGCAATCGGAGCAGTCGAAGGGACGTTCTCCCGTGTGCGCCCGCCGGTGGGTCTCCAGCTGGCTCGGGTGCTGCCAGGCCTTGTCGCACACGTCACACTTATAACGCTTCTCCTTGTTTGGCCCCATCATGTGGTCCTCCACCGAAGCTCAGCCCGCACACCGAGCAGATGGGGGAGCTCACCGGCACCCTGGCCGCCCTCAATGGCCAATCACGTCCCCGTCTCTCCACCCACAACAATGGCTCCAAAACCCTGCAGGAGGGGAACACAGCGGGTAAACAAGCTGGCATCACTAGCGTTTGAAGGAGGCGGGGAaaggtggtgagggggagggtgggggggatagggggtggggatcagggtgtgagggtgggggttgagggggaagtgagggagggtggggttgagagggtcaggggggggagtggggatgggggggtcgAGGGGAAGCTCGTGAGGGGGCACCGCACCGACCTGAGgacgggtcgattgtaatcatgtgttgcctttctgctgactggttagcacgcaagaaagcttttcactgcacctcaactcacatgaaaataaactaaactaaacccacccGCCGCCAGGGGCGCTGCGACCGACTGACCAGAGACGCTGTATCGCGCCCTCCCGCCGCCAAGGGGCGCTGCAATCGGAGGACAAGAGGGTGCCCagacctccttccctcccccattcaCTCACATCCCGCTCCTCGGGTCGCCGGCCGCAGGATCGCCctcgggaagggaggagggggtggggggaaagtcgCGGGGCCAAGTGGCGGCGACGACGACAGCAGCGGCTGTTCCCCACCTGAGCTGAACGAGCCGAGACCTCGGCCCGCCTCACGTGACCACCAATCAGATTCCGCACCCCCTTCCTCTGACGGGCAGCGCAACGGGCCAATGGGAGCAGGGCCCGCCTCCCTGGCCACGACGTCACAAAGGACCAGGTACCGTCCCTCCCGGCGTCCGACTAATCAGGGCTGTGAACCCGCCCCCCCGGCGCAGGTGAGCCCGTCCTATAGGTCGAGCTGCAGTCCCGTCCCTCGGACAGACAGCGCCCTCCGCTAATCACAGCCGCGATCCCGCACTCGGCCgtgtcccaccccccccgccccagAATTGGGATACTCGGCGCCCCCAGGTCAGTGcggccccccctcaccccctcagaccccccccctcccctacaccatcacccatccacactccccagaCCCCTCATCCTTCgacccccacttccctcctcgCCTCCAACAAGTGGCCtcctttgtcctgtattaggcccgggggagggTCTGTAAGCCCGGAATCTGACGGGTAAAAAaacctgcagaagctggttaaaaCCTGTGCCTACCTGTTCTGGACACGTCACAGTGCAGGGCGCAcgacgcctaacggaggttgcgtagcaacccgcctcccggtccgggcggccgccattggtggagcgggagcacgtggccgctggctgggcgaggtcacgtgaggcgcggggctttgacgtcatcttgtcccgtatttgggaattaggaagttggcaactctaccctCTACCCCACACTCtcgccccaccctcacccccaacccccaccctcatcccctaccccccaccctcaccccccctaacccccttcaGGTACCAGTTATGTTCATTTGTTAGTAATATCCTGTTTGCTAGCTTGTTGATCCTTTGTGTTCCCCTCCTGCAGGGTTTAGGAGCCGTTGCTGTGGACAGAGAGACGGGGACGTGAGCGGCCATTGAGGGCGGCCAAGGTGCTCGGTGGAGGACCACATGACGGGGCCCAACAACGTGAAGCGTTATGAATGCGAAGTGTGTGGCAAGGCCTGGCATCACCCGTGCCGGCTGGAGAACCACCAACGGGTGCACACAGGAGAACGCCCCTTCGACTGCTCAGAGTGCGGCAAGATCTTCACCCGCTACGAGACCCTGCTGCGGCACAACCGTGTGCACTCCGACGAGAGGCCCTTTGGCTGCTCCGACTGCAGCAAGTGCTTCAAGACGACAAATGACCTGAAGATCCACCGGCGggtgcacacgggcgagaagccttttgtctgctccacctgcggcaagagATTTGCGCGGTCATCGTCGCTGAGGGATcaccagcgggtgcacacgggcgagaagccctttgactgctccacctgcggcaagTGCTTTGCCCAGTCTTCAGGGCTGAGGCAGCACCGGTGGGTGCACAGCAgtgagcggcccttcacctgctctgaCTGTGGCAAAGGCTTCAAGTCGTCGTCGGAGCTGAAGGTGCACCGGCGGGTGCACAGCGGTGAGCGGCCCtacacctgcagcgactgcggTAAGGGCTTCAAGTCGATGCCACAGTTGAAAATGCACTGGCGCCTGCACTCCGGGGAGCGtcccttcacctgcgcccagtgtggCAAGGCATTCAACAGCTCCTCCAAACTGCTGaagcaccagcgggtgcacaccgg encodes the following:
- the LOC144601016 gene encoding uncharacterized protein LOC144601016 produces the protein MMGPNKEKRYKCDVCDKAWQHPSQLETHRRAHTGERPFDCSDCTKTFKTARDLKIHRRAHTGEKPFTCSTCGKGFAQLLGLQRHWRVHTGEKPFDCSTCGKSFARSSGLWEHRRVHSGELPFTCSDCGKGFKSSPDLLMHRRLHTGERPYTCSDCGKGFTGSKNLLKHRRTHTSERPFTCDQCGKGFAQSSNLLGHQRIHTDERPFTCAQCGKGFTRSSHLLEHQRVHSGERPFTCSDCGKGFKSRPDLNVHRRLHTGERPYTCSDCGKGFTRSNNLLKHQRIHTGERPFTCAQCGKGFTCSTRLLSHQRVHAGNRPTPSPASGEGFAVASHALSQQRLHTGGPPYDCQYCSEAFDSSRGLRQHRRAHAGERLFPPHQVFQERTGTAGAPMDTHRRETL